In Pseudomonadota bacterium, the following proteins share a genomic window:
- the priA gene encoding primosomal protein N', with protein MSQIPLLNIAEIVEDPSPQRFLSAVISPLQGEYLYGYDPAIHPGLQVGSIVMLPLGKRRVPGFIISKDSAREAKSLAEMGARSVKIKSIASEPPPIAAFSAQHLEFFEWIAKYYAEPLSKVLDLAIPLPAFGRSDPMLRAVAQTTSIELGAIKLRAAQRRVFEQLVASGGWIHISRLRKLLPASALTINTLIKIGLIEQQELPDNSQSLHKPDLTSLYDTLTAEQKQAVDQICKEVRAESFSSFLLHGVTGSGKTEVYLEVIIEALKHGRSALIVVPEIALTPQLIERFEARLKQPVALLHSGLKPSERWQHWANLLAGRVRVAIGARSAIFAPIDNLGAIVIDEEHDHSFKQGEGLRYNARDLAIVRAKISKCPIILGSATPSLETYHHAKTGKHVLLALTHRFYTSPPLIYKIIDLNKIKPWEMSSKSVSPQLLQGLQNTLSSGEQAFVLYNRRGFATYMQCSTCEHVVGCPHCSVTLTYHQKNNSLLCHFCGFSTPPPVICAGCGAREDLSLDPAKRESIFTNRGAGTERVYEELATLLPAARLAKLDRDSVRSIADYTDILGRVRERSVDILVGTQMIAKGHDLPDVTFVGIVDCDVGLHVPDFRAAERAFQLLTQVSGRAGRREKQGHVALQTRVPTHLSLQQTVRADYFKFAELELDLRKKLDYPPFHRLLRVIIAAEDKIAAQKAAGLLAAELSAICLQLGVTMLGPAPAPIEKVRSLWRYHILCKAPTAALLQHVMQRIKRQFVEPKNIRLVFDLDPQDML; from the coding sequence ATGAGTCAGATACCGCTTCTTAATATCGCTGAGATAGTGGAAGACCCCTCTCCGCAACGCTTCCTTTCGGCTGTAATCTCGCCTCTACAGGGGGAGTACCTTTATGGCTACGACCCTGCGATACACCCCGGTCTCCAGGTAGGAAGTATCGTTATGCTGCCCCTCGGAAAACGTCGAGTTCCGGGATTTATAATCTCTAAGGACTCTGCGCGTGAGGCCAAAAGCCTAGCAGAGATGGGGGCGCGCTCCGTAAAGATTAAATCAATCGCTAGTGAGCCCCCTCCGATAGCGGCCTTCTCGGCGCAGCATCTTGAGTTCTTTGAATGGATCGCCAAGTACTACGCCGAGCCGCTCTCGAAGGTTCTAGACCTTGCGATCCCACTGCCTGCATTTGGGCGCTCCGATCCGATGTTGCGTGCCGTTGCTCAGACGACCTCTATAGAGTTGGGCGCTATAAAGTTGAGAGCCGCTCAACGCAGGGTCTTTGAGCAACTTGTTGCTAGCGGGGGCTGGATTCATATCTCGCGGCTTAGAAAGCTACTCCCTGCTTCGGCCCTGACCATTAACACCCTAATCAAAATTGGACTAATAGAGCAGCAGGAGCTTCCTGACAACTCGCAGAGCCTCCACAAGCCAGACCTTACCTCGCTCTATGATACCCTTACAGCTGAACAAAAACAGGCTGTAGATCAGATCTGTAAGGAGGTTCGCGCAGAATCGTTCTCAAGCTTTCTGCTGCACGGAGTTACCGGTAGTGGCAAGACAGAGGTCTATCTTGAGGTCATTATTGAAGCACTCAAGCACGGGCGTTCTGCTCTGATAGTTGTGCCGGAGATCGCCTTAACTCCGCAGTTAATTGAACGCTTTGAAGCGCGGCTTAAGCAGCCGGTTGCCCTGCTCCACAGTGGCTTAAAACCAAGTGAGCGCTGGCAACACTGGGCGAATCTACTTGCCGGGCGTGTGCGGGTTGCGATCGGCGCGCGTTCGGCTATCTTTGCTCCGATAGATAATCTGGGCGCAATCGTAATAGACGAAGAGCATGACCATTCATTCAAACAGGGAGAAGGGCTGCGTTACAATGCCCGCGACCTCGCCATAGTTCGCGCTAAGATCTCAAAGTGCCCGATCATACTTGGATCGGCAACGCCCTCGCTCGAAACGTATCATCACGCTAAAACTGGCAAGCATGTTTTGCTGGCTCTAACCCACCGCTTCTATACATCTCCGCCGTTAATCTACAAAATAATCGACCTTAATAAGATTAAGCCCTGGGAGATGTCCTCAAAGAGCGTCTCGCCGCAGCTCCTACAGGGCCTTCAAAATACCCTCAGCTCCGGTGAACAGGCATTTGTGCTCTATAATAGAAGGGGTTTTGCAACCTACATGCAGTGCTCAACGTGCGAACATGTCGTTGGATGTCCGCACTGTAGCGTAACTCTAACCTACCACCAAAAAAACAACTCACTACTCTGTCATTTCTGCGGTTTCTCAACTCCCCCGCCGGTGATCTGTGCTGGATGTGGGGCACGCGAGGATCTTAGCCTCGATCCAGCTAAACGTGAATCGATCTTTACTAACCGCGGCGCCGGTACTGAACGTGTATACGAGGAACTTGCAACGCTTTTGCCCGCGGCGCGCCTTGCAAAGCTCGATCGTGATTCCGTACGTTCAATAGCAGATTATACCGATATACTTGGCCGAGTTCGCGAGCGTAGCGTTGATATCCTAGTCGGTACTCAGATGATCGCAAAGGGACACGACCTTCCCGACGTAACGTTTGTTGGCATCGTTGATTGTGATGTGGGCTTACATGTACCTGACTTTCGAGCAGCCGAGCGCGCCTTTCAGCTTTTAACGCAGGTTTCTGGACGTGCTGGACGGCGTGAAAAACAGGGGCACGTTGCGTTACAGACCCGCGTTCCAACACACTTAAGCCTGCAACAAACTGTGCGCGCGGACTACTTTAAGTTTGCAGAGTTAGAGCTCGATCTCCGCAAAAAGCTGGACTATCCCCCGTTCCACCGCCTGCTTCGAGTTATTATTGCGGCCGAGGATAAGATTGCAGCTCAGAAAGCTGCCGGACTACTTGCCGCAGAGCTTTCAGCTATCTGCTTACAGCTTGGTGTAACGATGCTTGGGCCGGCACCTGCCCCAATTGAAAAGGTTCGCAGCCTTTGGCGCTATCATATTCTATGTAAGGCACCCACTGCTGCGCTCCTGCAGCACGTTATGCAGCGCATAAAGAGGCAGTTTGTAGAGCCTAAAAATATTAGACTGGTCTTTGACCTTGATCCGCAGGATATGCTGTAG
- a CDS encoding VWA domain-containing protein, whose protein sequence is MSILTVRALGRGLQMWLSIRNAIGLHVMEKLGVNRPQALVWGVSTLAVLATLLLHSFSANAEGRARQDRPIDVVLLLDTSGSMIKTDPMRLRYQGAKQITQFLNNGDRLAIVGFSGKTQLVQALKPYTADQRPVIEKEIENIKTEGQYTDLLEAVKIGREILESQPRAEAGRVMLLLSDGKMEPDPAQGMPFARTLELIHDVLPGIKAKEIAIYTLAFSDQADRALLGEIAGATDAIGLYAATPADLNKTFAELFTAMKPEPAVSRPGKELHIDDGIEEATFYISHTPNASITLTSPKGERLNGANVAEHVSWFATEKFDIITVKEPESGDWEINGVESAEQFTAVMTNLKLAIDWPILVRSQNATLIQARLYEGERPVVLPEMNSVNKYAFQIIPTDSVSAPILEGVLNDEGNEGDLTKRDGIFSKMIYIQDPGEYRMTVSAKAPTFYRTQPLPFKVKPPLITFEVLSGDDRAGHKSKHVQSGNAGEHTQSGHSEGVKESEKDSIINGDEHWAFRAKLSKEATSFRELSVILVASLEGRKRYEIPLKRSIGNALEYEVQADALPLDGSYSLQAVLKGTTKNRQEVEEETDEISFKRTTVRRYGEAPVNVVVREVQPASKEPEFPIIPIGIITVANLLIGIITYRILKKRSALRLNGAPKYIPQKSLVDAIVDLEGRVSKSEVGIDDPIFEPVVTKNKSTTAENRERSTGKGALP, encoded by the coding sequence ATGTCGATACTTACTGTAAGGGCTCTTGGGAGGGGCTTGCAGATGTGGCTAAGTATTCGCAATGCCATAGGGTTACATGTGATGGAGAAGCTTGGAGTTAACCGACCCCAGGCGCTTGTCTGGGGCGTTAGTACGCTTGCTGTGCTTGCAACCTTACTTTTACATAGTTTCTCGGCTAATGCTGAGGGGCGCGCGCGCCAGGATAGGCCAATAGATGTTGTGCTGCTCTTGGACACATCTGGAAGCATGATTAAAACAGATCCGATGCGGCTGCGCTATCAGGGTGCAAAGCAGATTACACAGTTCCTGAATAATGGCGATCGACTCGCCATTGTTGGATTTTCTGGGAAAACGCAACTCGTACAAGCTCTCAAGCCCTATACCGCTGATCAACGCCCCGTTATTGAGAAAGAGATCGAAAATATAAAGACCGAGGGGCAATATACCGATCTGCTTGAAGCTGTGAAGATCGGTAGAGAGATCCTTGAGTCGCAACCACGCGCGGAAGCTGGACGTGTGATGCTTCTATTATCTGATGGAAAGATGGAGCCAGATCCAGCGCAGGGCATGCCGTTCGCAAGAACCCTTGAGCTTATCCACGATGTACTACCCGGCATAAAGGCAAAGGAGATAGCGATTTATACCCTGGCATTTAGTGATCAGGCAGATCGCGCGCTGCTTGGTGAGATCGCTGGAGCAACTGATGCAATAGGCTTATATGCAGCGACCCCCGCAGACCTCAATAAAACTTTCGCAGAGCTCTTTACGGCCATGAAGCCTGAGCCAGCCGTTTCTAGGCCTGGCAAGGAGCTACACATTGATGACGGAATTGAAGAGGCTACCTTCTATATAAGCCATACTCCTAACGCATCTATCACCTTAACAAGCCCCAAGGGTGAACGCCTGAACGGAGCCAATGTTGCAGAGCATGTCAGTTGGTTCGCAACTGAAAAGTTCGATATAATAACGGTAAAAGAGCCGGAATCGGGGGACTGGGAGATTAACGGCGTCGAGTCAGCTGAGCAGTTTACAGCTGTTATGACCAACTTAAAACTTGCCATTGATTGGCCGATCTTAGTGCGCTCTCAGAATGCTACTCTTATACAAGCACGATTATACGAAGGGGAGAGGCCAGTTGTACTTCCGGAGATGAACAGCGTTAATAAGTATGCTTTTCAGATTATCCCAACCGATAGCGTATCGGCCCCTATTCTAGAAGGGGTGCTTAATGATGAGGGCAACGAGGGGGATCTGACCAAGCGTGATGGGATCTTTTCAAAGATGATTTATATTCAAGATCCAGGTGAGTATAGGATGACTGTCTCTGCTAAAGCTCCAACCTTTTATCGAACACAGCCCCTACCGTTCAAAGTAAAACCACCCCTGATTACCTTTGAAGTATTATCTGGAGATGATCGTGCTGGTCATAAGAGTAAGCACGTGCAATCCGGTAATGCAGGTGAGCATACACAATCTGGGCACTCCGAGGGTGTTAAGGAAAGTGAGAAAGATAGTATAATTAATGGAGACGAACACTGGGCCTTTAGGGCTAAGCTAAGTAAGGAGGCTACCTCTTTCAGGGAGCTCTCGGTGATACTGGTCGCTAGTTTAGAGGGGCGTAAGCGTTACGAAATACCGCTTAAGCGCTCGATAGGTAATGCCCTGGAGTATGAGGTTCAGGCGGACGCCCTTCCGCTTGATGGGAGTTATTCACTGCAAGCGGTGCTTAAGGGAACGACCAAGAATCGTCAGGAGGTTGAGGAGGAGACAGATGAGATATCATTTAAGCGCACAACGGTGCGACGATACGGTGAAGCGCCGGTTAATGTCGTTGTGCGAGAGGTGCAACCTGCAAGTAAAGAGCCCGAATTCCCTATCATTCCGATAGGTATAATAACCGTGGCTAATCTGCTGATTGGAATTATAACGTATAGGATCTTAAAAAAAAGGTCGGCCCTAAGATTAAACGGAGCTCCTAAGTATATTCCGCAGAAGAGCTTAGTAGATGCGATTGTAGATTTAGAGGGACGAGTATCAAAAAGCGAAGTTGGTATAGATGATCCGATCTTTGAGCCAGTAGTAACCAAGAATAAATCGACTACAGCGGAGAATCGGGAGAGGAGCACAGGTAAAGGAGCTCTACCGTAA
- a CDS encoding peptidylprolyl isomerase, with product MLHSQLRRFVIIPIFTTLCFTLALIPLAANAEQEPPFELPPKAELLKIRSAIMETSKGRLFIELFPEEAPWHVANFKYLADKNFYSGVQFHLFQQGYIIQGGDPLGNGLGGPGYTLSPEFSRRNHILGTLGMARKPDTIAATKKTVNPERRSSGSQFHLLLEDAPHMDGNYTIFGRVVAGLDTLKQLRRGDRIEKLTVFIREGGR from the coding sequence TTGCTACATTCACAACTACGGCGCTTTGTAATTATTCCTATTTTTACCACTCTTTGCTTTACGCTAGCCCTTATACCGCTAGCCGCCAACGCCGAGCAGGAGCCCCCCTTTGAGCTCCCTCCAAAAGCTGAGTTACTTAAAATTAGAAGTGCTATTATGGAGACCTCTAAGGGGCGGCTCTTTATCGAGCTCTTTCCCGAGGAGGCGCCGTGGCATGTGGCGAACTTTAAATACTTGGCAGATAAGAATTTCTATTCAGGGGTTCAGTTTCATCTCTTTCAGCAGGGCTACATAATTCAGGGCGGAGATCCACTTGGTAACGGCCTTGGTGGTCCAGGATATACCCTTTCACCTGAGTTCAGCCGCCGCAATCATATCCTCGGCACCCTCGGTATGGCGCGCAAACCTGATACGATCGCTGCAACAAAAAAAACGGTAAATCCGGAGCGCCGCTCCAGTGGAAGTCAGTTTCACCTTCTGTTGGAAGACGCTCCCCATATGGATGGAAATTATACCATCTTCGGTCGAGTAGTTGCTGGGCTTGATACGCTCAAGCAACTACGGCGTGGGGATAGGATCGAGAAGCTTACGGTCTTTATTAGAGAGGGTGGGCGCTAG
- a CDS encoding PBP1A family penicillin-binding protein, whose amino-acid sequence MFRKLFYIILTAGIATTLVAALFGGWAYYYLTRDLPRLSRIEDYTPPAVSRVLARDGTLLAEFYSERRYPVKLQEVPDMVRKAFLAAEDASFYSHHGIDPVSIARAVVKNMQSGNAKQGASTITQQVVKNLLLTPEKSFVRKGKEAILSYRLERRFSKDEIFEIYLNQIFFGNSAYGIKAAARIYFHKELPELTLAEAAILAGLPKAPSSVSPLKNQKRSRQRQQQVLTQMVEAHFITEQDKERALQEKLTVYPASQQNIFASPYYVGEIRRVFLERWRDLDIDSEGLEITTAVDVKVDQLALGALRKGLREVDKRRGWRGPLFKMSESEYAIKYGDGLVDDSAPYPAFVRSIARGSAKLLVGKQSITLDLNDAGWARKLLLRDDTTRFGLPADVVRQGDIIEVSLREPTPDVKGEEKKPARYVLDQTPEIEGAVVLIDPTSGEVRAMAGGYDYNQSQFNRATQSLRQPGSAFKPVIYLAAVDKFRYTPATILVDAARTFKVGDTLWTPANFDEKFLGPITLRTALEKSRNLVSADIVSRIGVEAAIQYARLLGITSPLGRNLSLSLGSSEVTPLEMTRAYGVFPAKGVLFNSVFVTKIQDRFGKVLYDYEAERVGKGQQVISENSAFIMANMMKGVVNSGTGYKIKELERPAAGKTGTSNDQMDTWFIGYTPTWVCGVWVGFDQKKQIGPKETGGVVAAPIWLYLMRDFLKYQEDTASESVGREARAEAERLGIAYTPPVVTEQLDFSIPEGVSPFWVDKSSGRRVSEGAAGGFLEYFINGTEPEEGAAPLDEEYETSASSYLESPDL is encoded by the coding sequence ATGTTCCGCAAGCTTTTCTACATTATACTTACGGCTGGAATCGCCACGACGCTCGTTGCAGCTCTCTTTGGTGGATGGGCATACTATTACCTGACCCGCGATCTACCACGGCTCTCTCGTATAGAGGATTATACCCCGCCTGCGGTAAGCCGAGTCCTTGCACGGGATGGCACCCTATTGGCGGAGTTTTATTCCGAGCGCCGCTATCCAGTAAAGTTGCAGGAGGTTCCGGATATGGTGCGCAAGGCCTTCCTTGCAGCGGAGGACGCCTCCTTTTATAGCCATCACGGGATCGATCCGGTCAGTATCGCGCGAGCTGTTGTAAAGAACATGCAGAGCGGCAACGCTAAACAGGGCGCATCTACTATAACTCAACAGGTGGTAAAAAACCTGCTCCTCACGCCCGAGAAGAGCTTCGTACGAAAGGGCAAGGAGGCGATACTTTCGTATCGTCTTGAGCGACGATTCTCTAAGGATGAGATCTTTGAGATCTACCTTAATCAGATCTTCTTCGGTAATAGCGCCTACGGTATAAAGGCCGCTGCTAGAATCTACTTTCATAAGGAGCTTCCGGAGTTAACCCTGGCTGAGGCTGCGATACTTGCTGGATTACCGAAGGCTCCTAGCAGCGTCTCACCCCTAAAAAATCAGAAGCGTTCCCGGCAGCGCCAGCAGCAGGTTTTAACCCAGATGGTTGAGGCGCATTTTATAACTGAGCAGGATAAGGAACGCGCGCTGCAAGAGAAGCTCACAGTCTATCCGGCATCACAACAGAATATCTTCGCATCCCCGTATTATGTAGGCGAGATACGTAGGGTCTTTCTGGAGAGATGGAGGGATCTTGATATAGATAGCGAGGGGCTCGAGATTACCACCGCGGTAGATGTCAAAGTAGATCAGCTTGCGCTTGGAGCCCTAAGAAAAGGGTTAAGGGAGGTTGATAAACGGCGTGGTTGGCGTGGGCCACTCTTTAAGATGAGCGAGTCGGAGTACGCTATAAAATATGGAGATGGTCTGGTAGATGATAGCGCGCCATATCCAGCTTTTGTTCGCTCAATAGCTAGAGGGTCCGCAAAGCTACTTGTTGGTAAGCAATCAATAACCCTTGATCTTAACGATGCAGGGTGGGCGAGGAAGCTCCTGTTGCGCGATGATACTACCCGCTTCGGACTCCCTGCTGATGTAGTGCGGCAGGGTGATATCATTGAGGTTTCGCTACGAGAGCCCACTCCAGATGTTAAGGGGGAAGAGAAGAAACCAGCAAGGTACGTGCTTGATCAGACCCCAGAGATTGAGGGTGCAGTAGTTCTGATCGATCCGACCAGTGGTGAGGTGCGCGCCATGGCTGGAGGATACGATTACAATCAGAGCCAGTTTAACCGCGCTACACAGTCCCTTAGACAACCCGGGTCGGCCTTTAAGCCGGTCATTTATCTCGCAGCAGTAGATAAGTTTCGCTATACACCAGCAACCATCCTGGTCGATGCCGCCCGTACCTTCAAGGTTGGAGATACGCTCTGGACCCCAGCCAACTTCGACGAGAAGTTTCTTGGACCTATCACGCTAAGAACTGCCCTTGAAAAATCGAGAAACCTAGTCTCCGCTGATATCGTTTCACGTATCGGAGTGGAGGCTGCCATTCAGTATGCCCGACTCCTTGGTATCACGAGCCCACTTGGCCGTAATCTTTCGCTCTCGCTCGGAAGTAGCGAAGTAACCCCACTTGAGATGACGAGAGCCTATGGAGTTTTTCCAGCAAAGGGGGTGCTCTTTAATTCGGTCTTTGTGACCAAGATACAGGATAGATTCGGCAAGGTTCTGTACGACTACGAGGCCGAAAGGGTTGGCAAGGGGCAGCAGGTAATCAGTGAAAATAGCGCCTTTATTATGGCTAATATGATGAAGGGCGTAGTTAATAGCGGAACTGGGTACAAAATTAAGGAGCTGGAACGCCCGGCAGCCGGCAAGACCGGCACCTCAAACGATCAGATGGATACCTGGTTTATCGGATATACCCCGACCTGGGTATGCGGAGTATGGGTCGGATTTGACCAGAAGAAACAGATCGGCCCAAAGGAAACGGGCGGCGTGGTAGCAGCACCGATCTGGCTCTATCTAATGCGTGATTTCTTAAAGTATCAGGAGGACACAGCTAGTGAGTCCGTTGGACGTGAGGCTAGGGCAGAGGCCGAGCGTCTCGGTATCGCATATACCCCCCCAGTTGTAACGGAGCAGCTTGATTTTAGTATTCCAGAGGGAGTTAGCCCATTTTGGGTTGATAAATCTAGTGGCCGAAGGGTCTCGGAGGGAGCAGCAGGTGGGTTCCTAGAGTATTTTATCAATGGCACAGAGCCCGAGGAGGGAGCCGCGCCCCTTGATGAGGAATATGAGACGAGCGCTAGTTCGTACCTTGAGTCGCCAGATCTGTAG
- a CDS encoding DUF4340 domain-containing protein, producing the protein MNIKKTIVLAFILLLSALYLTKISIPTRAREAKTQSAFAVLNQSEIERIDLSTINAALGTFQIAHSVDEKRLDGQAAGGQSKLSGTWTIVKLIGAPLDTTELDSFVTALINLKIDGPIDEKQLSPNFSVYGLDLPALTVVVHRGKERSTEVAFGKLNSFLSKRYVKVSGRSGIFLADESSFTALNKGSNDIRSKTPLEFNVADVRQLIVRSSQGSVTLKQPAVGEWKITEPRELSASSETVGELLQTLGSLQVAEFLDGQQGDLGRYKLDTPEVQIELTFRDGLTHNNRTVSISAAQSPNVLKDEEAAVGAYFTYTGAPSVFKTESDSGKQLTKGVDDLREQRLFSLTVSDIAKVRSSSIGGAPEVEIAVNRTDWDVNGKLSDPVFVEQILEDIIALKAVEFPLPESVPTHAFKTPFLILSITKKGDLKELVTLTVGAEAKGSSGPARYARVGEQGLTVLISDIEAKRIVLHEEALIAVATPIPSLAVTKGSP; encoded by the coding sequence ATGAATATTAAAAAGACGATCGTTTTAGCCTTTATTCTGCTGCTTTCTGCGTTGTATCTAACGAAGATCTCGATTCCAACACGTGCGCGCGAGGCTAAGACACAAAGCGCCTTTGCTGTCCTTAATCAGAGCGAGATAGAGCGCATAGATCTCTCTACTATTAATGCCGCATTAGGAACGTTCCAGATAGCGCACAGCGTTGACGAAAAGAGGTTAGATGGTCAAGCAGCGGGCGGGCAGTCTAAGCTAAGCGGTACATGGACCATTGTTAAACTTATCGGCGCACCCCTTGATACTACCGAGCTAGACTCCTTCGTTACGGCTCTGATTAATCTTAAGATCGATGGGCCGATCGACGAGAAGCAGCTCTCACCTAATTTTTCGGTCTATGGACTCGATCTACCAGCGCTAACCGTGGTGGTTCATAGGGGCAAGGAGCGCTCAACTGAGGTAGCGTTCGGAAAGCTGAATTCTTTTCTCTCCAAGCGTTACGTTAAGGTATCCGGACGAAGTGGAATTTTTCTGGCGGATGAGAGCTCCTTTACCGCCCTTAATAAGGGGAGTAACGATATCCGATCTAAGACCCCACTTGAGTTTAATGTGGCTGACGTAAGGCAGCTAATTGTGCGCTCCTCACAGGGGAGCGTAACTTTAAAACAACCGGCGGTAGGAGAGTGGAAGATAACGGAACCGCGCGAGCTTTCCGCCTCCTCTGAAACGGTTGGGGAGCTTTTGCAGACCCTTGGGTCGCTACAGGTTGCGGAGTTCCTAGATGGGCAACAGGGCGATCTTGGACGATATAAGCTTGATACCCCAGAGGTTCAGATCGAGCTTACCTTCCGTGATGGACTTACCCATAACAATCGAACTGTTTCTATCTCTGCAGCTCAGAGCCCGAACGTTTTAAAGGATGAAGAGGCAGCAGTGGGTGCCTACTTTACCTATACCGGAGCTCCCTCCGTATTTAAAACAGAGAGCGACTCAGGTAAGCAGCTCACCAAGGGGGTTGATGACCTTCGGGAGCAGAGGCTTTTTAGCTTAACTGTTTCTGATATCGCAAAGGTGCGATCAAGCAGCATAGGGGGCGCCCCGGAGGTTGAGATCGCCGTTAACAGAACCGATTGGGACGTTAACGGAAAGCTAAGCGATCCGGTCTTTGTCGAGCAGATACTAGAGGATATAATAGCGCTCAAAGCGGTTGAATTTCCCCTCCCTGAATCGGTACCAACGCACGCTTTTAAAACGCCCTTTCTTATCTTGAGCATTACTAAGAAGGGCGATCTTAAGGAGCTCGTAACCCTGACGGTCGGAGCCGAGGCTAAGGGCAGCTCTGGCCCAGCCAGATATGCGCGGGTTGGGGAGCAGGGTCTTACGGTGCTTATTTCAGATATTGAAGCTAAGCGGATCGTACTGCACGAGGAGGCTCTTATAGCTGTAGCCACACCGATTCCCTCGCTTGCGGTCACCAAGGGCTCCCCGTAG
- a CDS encoding Gldg family protein, producing the protein MVLRFFGYVGTVLLLFGVLGAVIVGSFLEQPLIVLHLVLGTLCLLAWGVTSGLANISEASAVISGRRARFGYNAALYTAVFLGLLIVVNVYVSINDKRWDLTEQGLYSLSEKSVKIVSALAQPIKIIAIDAPQSQDKEQTRALLNLYHYQNDKLFSFDIIDPSARPLEVDSLGMKQGNLLYIEYGDGVSKGVSRINTVDEQSITNAIIKLTRGAAKKFYYVQGHGEPNIQSQAQGGMKEFADGLVDEHIVIEGLLLAQTGSVPSDAAAVILAAPKKALQEGERAALIEYGQKGGRLVLLANAEDRDSDDVRIIAKAFGIEVGRDVILDEQLRLFAGPQLGVQFVAQSFSPHLITGRLNQTEPPVFAFASSVLASSSKTPGVTYTELLKSGPKSWGERNLEDLLNPKSATAIRDPEDLKGPVSLAVAMEKKLSKQSQDKESSFVPEVRVVVFGDTTWLENGNFNLYGNRDLALNVVNWVAGEEGGVAIGPKSIRASSSPFSQATYSVILALSFIGPELLLLFGLFIWWRRRVALV; encoded by the coding sequence ATGGTGCTACGTTTTTTTGGTTATGTCGGTACAGTCTTGCTGCTCTTTGGAGTTCTCGGTGCTGTTATAGTCGGCTCATTTCTTGAGCAGCCGCTAATCGTTTTGCACCTTGTTTTGGGAACTTTATGCCTTTTGGCGTGGGGTGTGACATCGGGCCTAGCAAACATATCAGAAGCTAGCGCGGTTATCTCGGGGCGTCGTGCCCGCTTTGGTTATAACGCTGCGCTCTACACTGCGGTATTTTTAGGGCTGCTAATCGTTGTCAATGTTTATGTCTCGATTAACGACAAACGCTGGGACCTTACGGAGCAGGGGCTTTATAGTCTCTCTGAGAAGTCGGTTAAGATCGTCTCTGCGCTCGCACAGCCGATAAAAATTATCGCCATTGATGCACCGCAGTCGCAGGATAAGGAGCAGACCAGGGCGCTCCTGAATCTCTATCACTATCAGAACGATAAGCTCTTTAGTTTTGATATTATCGATCCCTCTGCTAGGCCGCTTGAGGTGGATAGCCTTGGTATGAAGCAGGGTAACCTGCTCTACATCGAGTATGGTGATGGTGTAAGTAAGGGCGTTAGTAGGATTAACACCGTTGATGAGCAGTCAATTACGAACGCGATCATTAAACTAACGCGTGGCGCCGCCAAGAAGTTCTACTATGTGCAGGGTCACGGTGAGCCGAATATTCAATCCCAGGCGCAAGGGGGCATGAAGGAGTTTGCAGATGGCTTGGTGGATGAGCATATCGTAATCGAGGGGCTGCTATTGGCTCAGACTGGTTCCGTCCCCAGCGATGCCGCTGCGGTTATCCTTGCAGCACCAAAGAAAGCACTGCAGGAGGGGGAGCGAGCAGCATTAATCGAATACGGACAGAAGGGGGGGCGCCTTGTTCTGCTTGCTAATGCAGAGGATCGTGATTCGGACGATGTCAGGATAATAGCCAAGGCGTTCGGCATAGAGGTTGGTCGTGATGTGATTCTTGATGAACAGCTACGGCTATTTGCAGGGCCACAACTTGGTGTGCAGTTCGTTGCGCAGAGCTTTAGCCCGCATCTCATTACCGGACGGCTTAATCAGACTGAGCCGCCGGTTTTTGCGTTCGCTTCAAGCGTGCTTGCTTCAAGTAGCAAGACCCCAGGGGTAACCTATACCGAGCTGCTTAAATCGGGGCCTAAATCGTGGGGCGAGAGGAACCTTGAGGATCTTTTAAATCCCAAGAGCGCCACCGCCATTAGAGACCCGGAGGATCTGAAGGGGCCGGTATCGTTAGCGGTTGCAATGGAGAAAAAACTTTCTAAGCAATCCCAAGACAAAGAGAGCTCATTCGTTCCTGAAGTTCGTGTCGTTGTTTTCGGTGACACAACGTGGCTAGAGAACGGCAATTTTAACCTCTACGGAAACCGCGATTTAGCACTCAACGTGGTAAATTGGGTGGCTGGAGAGGAAGGGGGCGTTGCGATAGGCCCCAAGAGTATCCGCGCTTCCAGCTCACCGTTCTCGCAAGCAACCTATAGCGTTATCCTTGCACTTAGTTTTATTGGACCAGAGCTGCTCCTTCTCTTCGGTCTCTTTATTTGGTGGAGAAGAAGGGTCGCCCTTGTATAG